CGGCTCGTACTTGCCGGTGATCACCGCGACCCGGCCGCCGTGCGCGCGGACCGCCTCCACCGCGGCGTGCGCGCCGGGCAGCGCGACGGTCGGGGCGAAGGCGTGCTCCCGGTACAGCTCGCGGTAGCGGGCGGCGGCGTGCTCGACCTCGTCGGCCGGGAACCAGTTGCGGATCTCGTTCAGCAGCGGCGGGCCCAGCCGGGTGACCACCAGATCGGCGTCGATGTAGGTGCCGGTCTCGGCCGAGAGCGCGGCGTACGTGGCGCGGATACCCGGCCGGGTGTCCAGCAGCGTCATGTCGAGGTCGAAGCCGACGGTGAGGGGGATGGCGGGAGTCGCGGGCATGCCAGCAGGCTATCCAACGCCCGGTACGGCGGACGAGGCGATTTGCCGCGACCCTCGGTGGCTGCGGCGGCGACTGTGGAACCGACCGTTGGTCAGCGCGGCTTCCTTGACCGGAGGCATAGGGCCAGGGAACCGAACCTGACTGCTGGACATACTTACTGTTAGTTGAGTAGGCGGGGAACAGTGTGAAGGTCGACATGGGGGGCGCAGGTGCTGACGCAGAACGACGGCTCCGCGCCGCAACAGACGTCGGCGAGTTCCCCACGTAGGCCTTCGGGCAGCACCGCGCCGCACACCCCCTCAGGAGAACCGCCTTGGCCACGACCGTCTCCCGTCATCCCTTCCTCACGGGGAAGGCGGAAGAGGGCCTCGCCGCACTCCAGAAGAATGCGCTCCGGCTGATCGACGGGCTGGAGGACGGCTCCACCGATCTGGGTGATGCGCTGCGCCTGACCGTCACCCTGGCCACGACGCACTGCCTGCTGGATCCGGAAGGGTCGCGTCTGCCCACGTGGGAGTCCTGGGTGAACGCGATGCAGGTCGGCTCGGCCGTGTTCGCCGCCGCGACCACGGCCGACGAGCACGTGCAGTGCCGCATCGCGGACCAGGACCGCACCCTCCGAGCCACCGGAATGCGCCCCTACGTGAACCCGGAGTCCTGGCTCACCGCCCTCTACCTGGCAGTGGTGTGCCGGGAGAAGAAGAGGATCGCGGCGCTGTGCCAGGTGCCGATCTCCCTGCTGCGGGAGTCCGGTTCGCGCTTCGCCGAGTACGACTACGCCTGGATCGATGCGCTCCAGACCTACTGGCTCCAGGGCTCCGACCTCGGCTCCAAGCTGAGGGTCGCCATCGACGCCACCGAGCCGGAGACCGTCGCCGATCCCGAGACGGTGGGTCACCTGGTCTACCCGCAGATGGAACTGTTCCACCGTTTCATCCGGAGGGACCACACCGGCTTCAACCGGGCCCTCATCGACGCCCTCGAATGGCACAAGCGGTACTGGAGCCAGGAGGGCCGGGACGTCCGGGCCTCTGGCCTCGTCGCTCTCGCTCCGCTCGCCATGGCCTGTCTCGCCCATGACACCGGCACCCCCATCGAGGTCCAGTCCGAGTACCTGCCCATCGCCCTCCTCGAGCGCGACTGGTGCGGCGAGTTCCCCACGTAGGCCTCGGCGGAAGCCCAACGGCGTCCACCGTGAAATCGAGGAGTCACAAGCCGGGCCATCGGGCACCAATTCGGACATAATCGACGAGCCCGTCTCCGACGCCTCACCGCCCGAGGACCCGCCGATGCACCGGATCACCCGTCGCACGTTGCTCGCCGGGCTCGGCGGTGCCGCCCTGGCGGCGTGTACCGCGCCGCGGCCGGCCGTGCCGACGACGGACGGCGCCGGCCCGAGCGTCTCCGCCACCCCGGTGCCGCCGGTCACGGTGAACACGGCCGTCGGGCCGGTGGTGGTGCCGGGCGAGCCGGTGCGCGTCGTCACGCTGGACACGGATGTCCTCGACTCGGCGCTGACGCTCGGCATCACCCCGATCGGCGCCGCCCGCCCGGCCGCGGACGGCCACTTCCCCGACTACTGGCCGGCGTCCCGGGTCGCGGCGATCGCGTACGTCGGCCCGGCGGGCGCCCCGGACCTGGCCGCGATCCGGGCGCTGCGGCCGGACCTGATCCTCTCCAACCAGATGCGGGACGGCGACCGCTACGGCCTGCTGCGGGAGCTCGCGCCGACGGTGCTGACGCAGACCACCGGAGCGCCGTGGAAGGCCGACTTCCAGGTGCACGCCCAGGCGTTGGGCCGGGAGGCGGCCGCGGCGGCGTTCGTCGGTTCGTATCAGCGGCACGTGGCGCAGGTGCAGCAGGCGCTGTCGGCGGCGAAGGTGTCGGGGCAGCGGGTGAGCCTGCTGCGGTTCGTGGAGGGCGGGGGAGTCCGGCTGTTCGGACGGCAGAGTTTCCCGGGCTCGGTGCTGGCCGATGCGGGGGTCGGACGGCCGGACGCGCAGAACGTCGACCAGTCCGACTTCGAGATCCCGCTCGACCAGATCGGGAAGGCGGACGGCGACCTGCTGCTGTACGCGACGTACGGCAATCCGGATCTGGCGGGCACCAACGCCGTTCTGGCGAGCGCGGGTTGGCAGGGCCTGGGGGCGGTGCGGGCGCACCGGGCGTTCCCGGTGGACGACCAGTTGTGGTTCCAGGGGATCGGGTACACCGGCGCCAACTTCATGTTGGACGACCTGCAGCGCCTCCTCAGCGCATGAGGCAAGAGGACTGATCACGATTCAGCCAGCGCGCTAGGCGGCTGACCTGCGATTCCGCCACAATGAGCCCCGCAAACGTACACATCGTCCCGGGGGAAACACAGTGTCAACTCCCATAGCCCCGCCAGCCCCTGCCCGCAAGGGGAAGGCGGCCGCTCTCGGCTGGATCATCAGCATCGCGTTCAACGTCGTCGCACCGATCCTGATCTACAACCAGCTGCACGACCACGGCTACAACGAGTCCACCGCCATCCTGCTGTCGGGCCTCGGCCCGGTGGTCGACAGCGTCATCTACCTCGCCTGGCACCGCCGGATCGACGAGTTCGCCGTGGTCTCGCTGGTCTTCGTCGGCCTGTCCCTGGTCGTCGCGCTGATCGGGCCGCAGGACCCGAGGATGCTGCTGGCCAAGGACTCCTTCGTCTCGGGCCTGCTCGGCGTGCTCTACCTGGCGTCCCTGGCCGCGCCGCGGC
The nucleotide sequence above comes from Streptomyces kaniharaensis. Encoded proteins:
- a CDS encoding HAD family hydrolase gives rise to the protein MPATPAIPLTVGFDLDMTLLDTRPGIRATYAALSAETGTYIDADLVVTRLGPPLLNEIRNWFPADEVEHAAARYRELYREHAFAPTVALPGAHAAVEAVRAHGGRVAVITGKYEPNARLHLEHAGLHADTLVGDLWAETKGEALREHGATVYVGDHLGDIVGARHADAVAVGVATGPYSADELRAAGADVVLADLTGFPAWLAGHLAGV
- a CDS encoding immunity 49 family protein; amino-acid sequence: MATTVSRHPFLTGKAEEGLAALQKNALRLIDGLEDGSTDLGDALRLTVTLATTHCLLDPEGSRLPTWESWVNAMQVGSAVFAAATTADEHVQCRIADQDRTLRATGMRPYVNPESWLTALYLAVVCREKKRIAALCQVPISLLRESGSRFAEYDYAWIDALQTYWLQGSDLGSKLRVAIDATEPETVADPETVGHLVYPQMELFHRFIRRDHTGFNRALIDALEWHKRYWSQEGRDVRASGLVALAPLAMACLAHDTGTPIEVQSEYLPIALLERDWCGEFPT
- a CDS encoding ABC transporter substrate-binding protein, with the protein product MHRITRRTLLAGLGGAALAACTAPRPAVPTTDGAGPSVSATPVPPVTVNTAVGPVVVPGEPVRVVTLDTDVLDSALTLGITPIGAARPAADGHFPDYWPASRVAAIAYVGPAGAPDLAAIRALRPDLILSNQMRDGDRYGLLRELAPTVLTQTTGAPWKADFQVHAQALGREAAAAAFVGSYQRHVAQVQQALSAAKVSGQRVSLLRFVEGGGVRLFGRQSFPGSVLADAGVGRPDAQNVDQSDFEIPLDQIGKADGDLLLYATYGNPDLAGTNAVLASAGWQGLGAVRAHRAFPVDDQLWFQGIGYTGANFMLDDLQRLLSA
- a CDS encoding VC0807 family protein, which gives rise to MSTPIAPPAPARKGKAAALGWIISIAFNVVAPILIYNQLHDHGYNESTAILLSGLGPVVDSVIYLAWHRRIDEFAVVSLVFVGLSLVVALIGPQDPRMLLAKDSFVSGLLGVLYLASLAAPRPIMFFFGRKFATDGTPEMIAWWNSMWQYPGFRQVQRNLTIVWGGVFVLEAVLRIVLVYTLSHGTVVTVNNILPYAVIGGLVYWTIAYAKRASARGRAAAVAAAEAEAATAAAAV